One stretch of Cohnella algarum DNA includes these proteins:
- the ilvE gene encoding branched-chain-amino-acid transaminase, translated as MAEQWIYLNGSFVTKEDAKISVFDHGFLYGDGIFEGIRIYEGNIFRCKEHLDRLYDSAKSIMLNIPLSYEEMQEALVETIRKNDMRNGYIRLVVSRGPGNLGLDPLRCPAAWVIIIVEQLSIYPEEAYREGLRSVSVSPRRNLPDALNPKIKSLNYLNNVLVKIQSNLAGVGEAIMLNSQGYVAEGSSDNIFIVKRGTVYTPPCYVGALEGITRGAIMELCGKLGYPLKEEPFTLHDVYTADEVFFTGTAAEVIPVREVDGRVIGVGHAGPITTKLLEEFRKIVTVEGVQAF; from the coding sequence ATGGCAGAGCAATGGATCTATTTGAACGGCAGTTTTGTGACGAAGGAAGACGCGAAAATATCCGTTTTCGATCACGGATTTTTGTACGGGGACGGCATTTTTGAAGGCATTCGGATCTACGAAGGCAACATTTTCCGCTGCAAGGAGCACCTTGACCGGCTGTACGATTCCGCCAAATCGATCATGCTGAACATCCCGCTTTCCTACGAGGAGATGCAGGAGGCGCTCGTCGAGACGATCCGCAAAAACGACATGAGAAACGGCTACATTCGGCTGGTCGTATCCCGCGGCCCCGGCAATTTGGGCCTTGATCCGCTGCGGTGTCCGGCGGCGTGGGTCATCATTATCGTCGAGCAGCTTTCGATTTATCCCGAAGAAGCGTACCGCGAAGGCTTGCGTTCCGTTTCCGTCAGTCCCCGCCGCAATCTGCCCGACGCGCTGAATCCGAAAATCAAGTCGCTCAACTACCTGAACAACGTGCTGGTTAAAATCCAGTCCAACCTGGCGGGCGTCGGGGAAGCGATCATGCTGAACTCCCAAGGCTACGTGGCGGAAGGTTCGAGCGACAACATCTTTATCGTCAAACGCGGAACTGTCTACACGCCGCCTTGCTACGTCGGGGCGCTGGAGGGCATCACGCGGGGCGCGATCATGGAGCTGTGCGGCAAGCTCGGCTATCCGCTCAAAGAGGAGCCGTTCACGCTGCACGACGTGTACACCGCGGACGAGGTGTTTTTCACCGGAACCGCCGCCGAAGTCATTCCCGTTCGGGAAGTGGACGGCCGCGTCATCGGCGTCGGCCATGCCGGTCCGATCACGACGAAGCTGCTGGAGGAATTCCGCAAAATCGTGACGGTAGAAGGCGTACAGGCATTTTAA